In the Streptomyces formicae genome, one interval contains:
- a CDS encoding phytanoyl-CoA dioxygenase family protein: MPAADRYLHRAPSDRPYFSSDGETYLAQTQLRDLDKTRELRVLSEEDFAFWQTYGYVVVKQAIPAAAAKDLLDFTWEFQGLDRERPETWYEEREYRSDLDRELHIYGFVEAYHHQLIWDSRQTQRVYDAFVDVWDCEELWVTLDRLNLNPPNVKNRDRGLIAPTERGFDINLHWDVDTTLGVLPQRVQGIIALDDTSAELGGFQCCPELFRQFDRWKALQPDDRDPIRPAIDRSELPVVRPELEAGDLLIWNGLLAHGVAPNTSGSGVRAVQYLSMMPALESHETLRRSRVESWRDLSTPDWNATLVGDPFKHESERYGTAALTDLGAKLLGLKSWNGQPFDEPIGEDACAESA; this comes from the coding sequence ATGCCAGCTGCTGACCGCTACCTCCATCGAGCCCCCTCGGACCGCCCCTACTTCAGCTCGGACGGCGAGACGTATCTGGCGCAGACCCAGTTGCGGGACCTGGACAAGACCCGTGAGCTGAGGGTGCTCTCCGAGGAGGACTTCGCCTTCTGGCAGACGTACGGCTACGTCGTGGTCAAGCAGGCCATCCCCGCCGCCGCGGCCAAGGACCTGCTCGACTTCACCTGGGAGTTCCAGGGCCTCGACCGCGAGCGCCCCGAGACCTGGTACGAGGAGCGCGAGTACCGCTCGGACCTGGACAGGGAGCTGCACATCTACGGCTTCGTCGAGGCGTACCACCACCAGCTCATATGGGACAGCCGCCAGACCCAGCGGGTCTACGACGCCTTCGTCGACGTGTGGGACTGCGAAGAGCTCTGGGTGACCCTCGACCGGCTCAACCTCAACCCGCCCAACGTCAAGAACCGCGACCGCGGCCTGATCGCGCCCACCGAGCGCGGCTTCGACATCAACCTCCACTGGGACGTCGACACCACGCTCGGCGTACTGCCCCAGCGCGTCCAGGGCATCATCGCCCTCGACGACACGAGCGCGGAGCTCGGCGGCTTCCAGTGCTGCCCGGAGCTGTTCCGCCAGTTCGACCGGTGGAAGGCCCTCCAGCCCGACGACCGCGACCCGATCCGTCCCGCGATCGACCGCTCCGAACTGCCCGTCGTCCGCCCCGAACTGGAGGCGGGCGACCTGCTCATCTGGAACGGCCTCCTCGCCCACGGCGTCGCCCCCAACACCTCGGGCAGCGGCGTGCGCGCGGTCCAGTACCTCTCGATGATGCCCGCGCTCGAATCCCACGAGACGCTGCGCCGCTCCCGCGTCGAGTCCTGGCGCGACCTCAGCACGCCCGACTGGAACGCGACGCTGGTCGGCGACCCCTTCAAGCACGAGTCCGAGCGGTACGGCACCGCCGCGCTGACCGACCTCGGTGCCAAGCTCCTCGGCCTGAAGTCCTGGAACGGGCAGCCCTTCGACGAGCCGATCGGGGAAGACGCATGCGCCGAATCTGCCTGA
- a CDS encoding SDR family NAD(P)-dependent oxidoreductase: MTESRVVIVTGGGTGIGAATARQLRADGHRVVISGRRPEPLERVAEETGALAHHADAGDPADVQGLVDATVEAYGRIDGVVLNAGIGRGGAVGDIPDEDWDLVLRTNLTGPFLLLRAAIPHLVETRGSVVAVASVAALRNGVANAAYATSKAALLQLCRSVAVDYGKRGVRANTVCPSWVRTEMADRRMTRFAQEADLGDGGADAAYEEATRLVPTGRPGEPAEVAEAITWLLSPAASFVNGATLTVDGGVTALDPGTLAFDFDITPRAGSAR; the protein is encoded by the coding sequence ATGACGGAGAGTCGAGTTGTCATCGTCACCGGTGGCGGTACCGGAATCGGCGCCGCCACCGCTCGGCAGTTGCGTGCCGACGGGCACCGAGTGGTGATCTCGGGCCGTCGCCCCGAGCCCCTGGAGCGCGTCGCCGAGGAGACCGGGGCGCTCGCCCACCACGCCGACGCGGGCGACCCCGCGGACGTCCAGGGTCTCGTCGACGCGACGGTGGAGGCGTACGGCCGCATCGACGGCGTCGTGCTCAACGCGGGGATCGGGCGCGGCGGCGCGGTCGGTGACATCCCCGACGAGGACTGGGACCTGGTGCTGCGCACCAACCTCACCGGGCCCTTCCTGCTGCTGCGCGCCGCGATTCCGCACCTCGTCGAGACGCGGGGCTCGGTCGTCGCCGTCGCCTCGGTCGCCGCGCTGCGCAACGGCGTCGCCAACGCCGCGTACGCGACGTCTAAGGCGGCACTCCTCCAGCTGTGCCGGTCCGTCGCCGTCGACTACGGCAAGCGGGGCGTGCGTGCCAACACCGTCTGCCCCAGCTGGGTGCGGACCGAGATGGCCGACCGGCGCATGACCCGCTTCGCGCAGGAGGCCGACCTGGGCGACGGCGGCGCGGACGCGGCGTACGAGGAGGCGACCCGCCTGGTGCCGACGGGCCGCCCCGGTGAACCCGCCGAGGTCGCCGAGGCGATCACGTGGCTGCTCTCGCCCGCCGCGTCGTTCGTCAACGGCGCCACGCTCACCGTCGACGGCGGGGTGACGGCGCTCGATCCCGGCACCCTCGCCTTCGACTTCGACATCACCCCGCGCGCCGGATCCGCGCGCTAG